One stretch of Bombus affinis isolate iyBomAffi1 chromosome 4, iyBomAffi1.2, whole genome shotgun sequence DNA includes these proteins:
- the LOC126915293 gene encoding uncharacterized protein LOC126915293 isoform X1, with protein MPLKVNLRIIMNENAKGEKIDRIETIRRPEDEVCYIFFPEYQGKNYHQQLFSSPTVKKTANSLTKVGQYRNVKLIMDDETAALYIDVDSDFIFRDIFLEEAEITPTRKIKTETEKPSLDMERLLETLQKRNKSKIEDMNFSIKQFGGTHKATDWISEYEEECRKYEIKSDEEKVKGSFIEYALGKERLILEIKRKIPEDERIHAVVIGLSIEIQDKIERESVQSTNDLIRILGQYEDQRKRKETQGRKINLDKKANPPFKKQPCTICEALNFLGRFHPVGLCRNRNRNAQEKPKQINSLQLFTSENEKAGTPDENKKN; from the exons ATGCCGCTGAAAGTTAACTTACGTATCAtcatgaacgagaacgcgaaAGGGGAGAAGATAGATCGTATAGAAACTATAAGAAGACCAGAAGACGAAGTATGTTATATTTTCTTCCCGGAATATCAAGGAAAAAATTACCATCAACAGTTATTCAGTTCGCCAACAGTGAAGAAGACCGCAAACAGtctaaccaaggtaggccaataTAGAAATGTTAAACTCATAATGGATGACGAGACGGCAGCGTTATATATCGATGTGGACTCAGACTTCATATTCCGAGACATTTTCTTAGAGGAAGCAGAAATTACCCCCACAAGAAAAATAAAGACGGAAACCGAGAAACCCAGTCTGGACATGGAAAGACTTCTAGAGACTCTCCAAAAACGAAATAAGAGTAAAATAGAAGATATGAACTTCAGTATAAAACAATTTGGTGGAACTCATAAAGCCACagactggatatcagagtatgaagaggagtgcagaaaatatgaaataaaaagtgaTGAGGAGAAAGTCAAAG gttcgttcattGAATACGCCTTAGGGAAAGAACGATTAATATTGGAAATAAAGAGGAAAATACCAGAAGACGAGAGGATACACGCGGTTGTCATTGGATTATCTATCGAAATCCAAGATAAAATCGAGAGAGAAAgtgtacaatcaacaaatgatCTAATACgaattttgggacaatatgaagatcagagaaaaaggaaagaaacacaagGAAGAAAGATAAACCTAGATAAAAAGGCAAACCCACCATTCAAGAAACAACCGTGCACGATCTGTGAAGCACTAAACTTCCTGGGCCGATTCCATCCAGTGGGATTATGTAGAAATAGAAACAGAAACGCTCAGGAGaaacccaaacaaataaattcactaCAGCTATTCACATCTGAAAATGAAAAAGCAGGAACACCGgatgagaataaaaaaaattaa
- the LOC126915293 gene encoding uncharacterized protein LOC126915293 isoform X2, with protein MLYFLPGISRKKLPSTVIQFANSEEDRKQSNQDFIFRDIFLEEAEITPTRKIKTETEKPSLDMERLLETLQKRNKSKIEDMNFSIKQFGGTHKATDWISEYEEECRKYEIKSDEEKVKGSFIEYALGKERLILEIKRKIPEDERIHAVVIGLSIEIQDKIERESVQSTNDLIRILGQYEDQRKRKETQGRKINLDKKANPPFKKQPCTICEALNFLGRFHPVGLCRNRNRNAQEKPKQINSLQLFTSENEKAGTPDENKKN; from the exons ATGTTATATTTTCTTCCCGGAATATCAAGGAAAAAATTACCATCAACAGTTATTCAGTTCGCCAACAGTGAAGAAGACCGCAAACAGtctaaccaag ACTTCATATTCCGAGACATTTTCTTAGAGGAAGCAGAAATTACCCCCACAAGAAAAATAAAGACGGAAACCGAGAAACCCAGTCTGGACATGGAAAGACTTCTAGAGACTCTCCAAAAACGAAATAAGAGTAAAATAGAAGATATGAACTTCAGTATAAAACAATTTGGTGGAACTCATAAAGCCACagactggatatcagagtatgaagaggagtgcagaaaatatgaaataaaaagtgaTGAGGAGAAAGTCAAAG gttcgttcattGAATACGCCTTAGGGAAAGAACGATTAATATTGGAAATAAAGAGGAAAATACCAGAAGACGAGAGGATACACGCGGTTGTCATTGGATTATCTATCGAAATCCAAGATAAAATCGAGAGAGAAAgtgtacaatcaacaaatgatCTAATACgaattttgggacaatatgaagatcagagaaaaaggaaagaaacacaagGAAGAAAGATAAACCTAGATAAAAAGGCAAACCCACCATTCAAGAAACAACCGTGCACGATCTGTGAAGCACTAAACTTCCTGGGCCGATTCCATCCAGTGGGATTATGTAGAAATAGAAACAGAAACGCTCAGGAGaaacccaaacaaataaattcactaCAGCTATTCACATCTGAAAATGAAAAAGCAGGAACACCGgatgagaataaaaaaaattaa
- the LOC126915293 gene encoding uncharacterized protein LOC126915293 isoform X3, which translates to MLYFLPGISRKKLPSTVIQFANSEEDRKQSNQEEAEITPTRKIKTETEKPSLDMERLLETLQKRNKSKIEDMNFSIKQFGGTHKATDWISEYEEECRKYEIKSDEEKVKGSFIEYALGKERLILEIKRKIPEDERIHAVVIGLSIEIQDKIERESVQSTNDLIRILGQYEDQRKRKETQGRKINLDKKANPPFKKQPCTICEALNFLGRFHPVGLCRNRNRNAQEKPKQINSLQLFTSENEKAGTPDENKKN; encoded by the exons ATGTTATATTTTCTTCCCGGAATATCAAGGAAAAAATTACCATCAACAGTTATTCAGTTCGCCAACAGTGAAGAAGACCGCAAACAGtctaaccaag AGGAAGCAGAAATTACCCCCACAAGAAAAATAAAGACGGAAACCGAGAAACCCAGTCTGGACATGGAAAGACTTCTAGAGACTCTCCAAAAACGAAATAAGAGTAAAATAGAAGATATGAACTTCAGTATAAAACAATTTGGTGGAACTCATAAAGCCACagactggatatcagagtatgaagaggagtgcagaaaatatgaaataaaaagtgaTGAGGAGAAAGTCAAAG gttcgttcattGAATACGCCTTAGGGAAAGAACGATTAATATTGGAAATAAAGAGGAAAATACCAGAAGACGAGAGGATACACGCGGTTGTCATTGGATTATCTATCGAAATCCAAGATAAAATCGAGAGAGAAAgtgtacaatcaacaaatgatCTAATACgaattttgggacaatatgaagatcagagaaaaaggaaagaaacacaagGAAGAAAGATAAACCTAGATAAAAAGGCAAACCCACCATTCAAGAAACAACCGTGCACGATCTGTGAAGCACTAAACTTCCTGGGCCGATTCCATCCAGTGGGATTATGTAGAAATAGAAACAGAAACGCTCAGGAGaaacccaaacaaataaattcactaCAGCTATTCACATCTGAAAATGAAAAAGCAGGAACACCGgatgagaataaaaaaaattaa
- the LOC126915303 gene encoding uncharacterized protein LOC126915303 yields MKIVGDINCFESIEQIKNQKVKLANDELAEHEELKANLISVSKVTANGKPIVFTNKIATIMANEIVISVKHRRDLYIVDAKSKYAVLSPRMKGQAFQAYSKM; encoded by the exons ATGAAGATAGTCGGTGACATAAACTGTTTTGAATCTATAGAGCAAATCAAAAATCAAAAGGTGAAATTAGCAAATGATGAGTTAGCTGAACATGAAG AATTAAAAGCAAATTTAATCTCAGTATCAAAAGTAACAGCAAATGGAAAACCAATCgtatttacaaataaaatagCTACCATAATGGCTAACGAGATTGTTATTTCTGTTAAGCATAGAAGGGATTTATATATTGTAGATGCAAAATCCAAATATGCTG TTCTGTCTCCGAGGATGAAAGGACAAGCATTCCAAGCATACAGCAAAATGTAa